One genomic window of Gossypium hirsutum isolate 1008001.06 chromosome D11, Gossypium_hirsutum_v2.1, whole genome shotgun sequence includes the following:
- the LOC107904604 gene encoding rRNA 2'-O-methyltransferase fibrillarin 2, with amino-acid sequence MRPPRGRGGGGFRGRGDGGRGRGRGGGGRGGDRGGSAMKSRGGGRGGGRGGGRGRGGMKGGSKVIVEPHRHEGVFVAKGKEDALVTKNMVPGEAVYNEKRIAVQNEDGTKIEYRVWNPFRSKLAAAILGGVDNIWIKPGAKVLYLGAASGTTVSHVSDVVGPTGVVYAVEFSHRSGRDLVNMAKKRTNVIPIIEDARHPAKYRMLVGMVDVIFSDVAQPDQARILALNASYFLKAGGHFVISIKANCIDSTVPAEAVFQSEVKKLQQEQFKPFEQVTLEPFERDHACVVGGYRMPKKQKAAT; translated from the exons TTTAGGGGCAGAGGAGATGGTGGAAGAGGGAGAGGAAGAGGAGGTGGCGGAAGAGGTGGTGATAGAGGTGGTAGTGCCATGAAATCCCGCGGCGGTGGCCGTGGTGGAGGCCGCGGCGGTGGAAGGGGCCGTGGAGGAATGAAAGGTGGTAGTAAGGTTATAGTTGAGCCTCATAGACACGAAGGAGTTTTTGTCGCCAAGGGAAAAGAAGATGCCCTTGTTACTAAAAACATGGTCCCTGGTGAAGCTGTCTACAATGAAAAAAGAATTGCCGTTCAG AATGAAGATGGGACTAAAATTGAATACAGGGTATGGAATCCGTTTCGATCTAAGTTGGCGGCCGCCATTCTCGGTGGTGTTGATAATATTTGGATT AAACCTGGTGCTAAAGTTCTTTACCTTGGAGCTGCTTCTGGCACTACTGTTTCTCATGTATCCGATGTTGTTGGTCCC ACTGGTGTGGTTTATGCAGTGGAATTTTCTCACCGGAGTGGTCGAGATTTGGTTAACATGGCTAAAAAACGAACAAATGTTATACCCATCATCGAAGATGCTAGACATCCAGCCAAATACAGGATGCTAGTTGGAATGGTGGATGTCATATTTTCTGATGTTGCACAACCTGATCAG GCGAGGATTCTAGCTTTGAATGCATCATATTTCCTAAAAGCTGGTGGTCATTTTGTTATTTCAATCAAG GCTAACTGCATTGACTCAACGGTTCCAGCCGAGGCAGTGTTCCAGAGTGAAGTTAAGAAACTGCAACAGGAGCAATTCAAACCTTTTGAACAAGTGACGCTCGAACCGTTTGAGCGCGACCATGCTTGTGTTGTTGGTGGTTACCGGATGCCGAAGAAACAGAAAGCTGCAACATAA